From Microbacterium sp. CGR2:
CTGTGCATTGAGCGACCTCGTCGCGGCGATCGACCAGGCCGTCGCCGACGGAGTCGACGTGATCAACTACTCGATCGGAGGGGGTGCGGCCAAGACCGTGCTCGCCCCGGAGGACATCGCGTTCTTCAACGCCGCGGCCGCAGGCGTCTTCGTGGCCACCAGTGCCGGCAACGACGGACCCGACCCGGTCACCGCCGACCACGCCTCACCCTGGTACACGACCGTCGCCGCCTCGACCGTCCCCACCTGGGAGGGCACGGTGCAGTTCGACGGGTTCGAGCAGGCGGGCGCCTCGGTGAGCGTGCCCTTCGGCGAGACCGTCACCGGACCTTCGATCTACGCGGCGGATGCCGCCGCAGCCGGCGCGGTCGATCCGCGTCTCTGCACTCCGGGCTCCCTCGACCCGGCCAAGGTCACCGGCCACATCGTCGTCTGCGATCGCGGCGGCAACGCTCGAGCAGAGAAGTCGCAGGTCGTGAAGGATGCCGGCGGCATCGGCATGGTCCTCGTGAACGTTCCCGGCGAGGCCGACTCGCTGGACAACGACTTCCACGCGGTGCCGACCGTGCACCTTAACGCTGTGCACCGCGAGGCCGTCCTGGCGTACGTGCAGGGCGGTACTGACCGGCCCATCACCCTCGTCGGCGAGAACACGACGGGCGTGACCACGCCGACTCCGCAGATCGCGGGCTTCTCGAGCCGTGGACCGATGCTCGCAGACGGCAGCGACGTGCTCAAGCCCGACGTCTCCGCTCCCGGTGTCGCGATCCTCGCGGCGACGCACAACGCTCCGGGTGAGGACCCGACATTCGGCATCCTCTCCGGGACCTCGATGTCATCCCCGCACGTCGCAGGGCTCGGCGCCCTGTATCTCGGGGAGCGTCCGAACGCGACACCGGCGGAGGTGAAGTCCGCGATGATGACCACCGCGTACGACACCGTCCTCGCCGACGGGTCGGCGAACACCGACCCGTTCGAGCAGGGCGCCGGTCACGTCGATCCGAAGCGCTACCTCAACCCGGGTCTGCTGTACCTCAACGGAGTCGCAGATTGGGCGGCGTTCCTCGAAGGCAAGGGGCTGGCGGAGTTCAACGGCGTCGAGCCCATCGACGGCAGCGATCTCAACCAGGCCTCCTTCTCGATCGGATCACTCGCCAGCGCCCAGACCGTCACCCGTTCCGTGACCTCCACGGAGGCGGGGACGTTCACGGCGGCGGCGGAGGTGCCGGGCGTGAACGTGACGGTCGAGCCGGCCACGCTGTCCTTCGACGCACCGGGGCAGACGAAGTCGTTCACGGTCACCTTCGACAACGCCAGCGCGCCCGTCGAGGAATGGGCGACCGGTTCGCTGACCTGGAAGAGCGCCGAGAACACGGTGCGCACACCGATCGCGGTGTTCCCGGTGACCGCGGATGCTCCGGCAGAGGTCGCCGGCACCGGCGTGGACGGCAATGCCACCGTCGAGATCACCCCCGGTCTCGACGGCGAGCTCCCGCTCGGCCTATCCGGTCTCACGCCGTTCGAACTGCTCGCCGATCCGGACAACCCGGTCGAGGGGCACTCGGGTGACGAGACCTCGGGAGACGAGAACAAGGACGTGTCGTGGGTCGTGACCGTGCCGGAAGGAACGACGCTCTCCCGGTTCGATCTCGACTCGTCGGATGACGAGGGCAGCGACCTCGACCTGTCCGTGTACCGGGTGGTGAGCGCGGATGACCTGAGGTACTACGAGCGGTGGCAGTCGGCGACCGCCTCCGCGGACGAGCAGGTCACGATCCCCGCGCCGACCGCCGGCACGTACCTCGTCGTCGCCAACATGTACTCGACGACGGGCCCCATGACATGGGACATGACCTACGCCAACGTGCTGCCCGAGGGTGAGGGGGCGTTCGCGGCGACGCCGAACCCTCTCCCCGTGATGCGCGGGGAGCAGACGAGCTACGAGCTCAGCTGGTCCGGCCTCACTGCCGGCACCCGCTACCTCGGGCTCGTGCAGTACGGCGACTCGGCGGTCCGGACGATCGTCACCGTCGACGCCGGATAATCGCGGCGTTTCGTCTCGCTCGCTCGGCGACCGGAAACGGTCGTCGAGCGAGCGGAGCGAGCCGGACGGAGCGCCGGTCGGACCGTTCGTCGCGTTGACCGCGCCGCTCGTCGCAGCATCCGCCACGGTGGTCGCGGAGGGCCGGAGCAGCTTTCTATCGTGGGGGAACGCAATGATGCGCATCCTGAGGAGAACCCCATGACCGCACCCTCGTCGCGCCGCCGCGACGTCGACGGACTCGCCGACGGCAGAACCCCCCTCGCCACCGACCCCGACCTCCCCGCAGTCGCCCTGAGCGACGAGCACCGGGAGAACGCCGAACGTTGGACCTGGCCGAAGATCCTCATCTGGGCGGCCATCGCGCTGTTGGGCGCTGTCGCCTGGACGATGCTCGCCATCGTCCGCGGTGAGACCGTGAACGCGATCTGGTTCGTGTTCGCGGCCGTCTGCACGTACCTCATCGGCTACCGCTTCTACTCGAAGGTGATCGAGAAGTACATCACCCGACCGGACGACCGCCGCGCGACGCCCGCCGAGGTCAAACAGGACGGCAAGGACTACGTCCCCACCGACCGTCGGGTGCTCTACGGTCACCACTTCGCCGCCATCGCCGGGGCCGGTCCGCTCGTCGGACCTGTGCTCGCCGCGCAGATGGGCTACCTCCCCGGAACGATCTGGATCATCGTGGGCGTCGTGCTCGCGGGCGCCGTGCAGGACTACACGGTCCTCTTCTTCTCGATGCGCCGCGGCGGTCGCACGATCGGTCAGATGGCACGGCAGAAACTCGGCCGCATCGGCGGGACGGCGGCGATCATCGCCTCCCTGCTGATCATGCTCATCATCGTCGCGATCCTCGCGCTGGTCGTCGTGAACGCGCTGGGGGAGAGCCCGTGGGGCGTCTTCTCGGTGGCGATGACCATCCCGATCGCCATCTTCATGGGTGTCTACCTGCGATTCCTGCGACCCGGCAAGGTCACCGAGGTCTCGATCATCGGGTTCGCGCTGCTGATGGCCGCGATCATCGGCGGCGGCTGGGTCGCGGGCACCGAGTGGGGTCAAGCGATCTTCCACCTCGACCGCACCACGATCGCCTGGGGCATCATCATCTACGGGTTCATCGCCGCCGTGCTCCCCGTCTGGCTGCTGCTGGCACCGCGCGACTACCTGTCGACGTTCATGAAGATCGGTGTGATCGTGATGCTCGCCGGAGCGATCATCCTGGTACGTCCGGAGATCACGGTCCCCGCCGTCAGCATCTTCGGCGAGAACGGAATGGGACCGGTGTTCGCCGGGCCTCTCTTCCCGTTCCTGTTCGTCACGATCGCGTGCGGGGCGTTGTCGGGCTTCCATGCTCTGATCGCATCGGGCACCACTCCCAAGCTCATCGAGAAGGAACGGCAGACGCGCTTCATCGGCTACGGCGGCATGCTCATGGAGTCGTTCGTCGCGATCATGGCGCTGGTGGCCGCGATCTCGATCGACCAAGGCATCTACTTCGCGATGAACGCGCCGGCGGCAGCGACAGGCGGGACGGTCGAGGGCGCCGTGGCGTTCGTGAACTCCCTGGGGCTCACGGGGGTGAACCTCACACCGGAGATGCTCACCGGCACGGCGGATGCCGTGGGCGAGGAGTCGATCGTGTCCCGAACCGGCGGCGCCCCGACCCTCGCTCTCGGACTCGCGAACATCATGCAGCAGGCCCTGGGCGGTCAGGCGCTCATGGCGTTCTGGTACCACTTCGCGATCATGTTCGAGGCGCTGTTCATCCTCACCGCGGTGGATGCCGGAACCCGCGTCGCGCGCTTCATGCTGCAGGACTCGATCGGCGCCTGGTTCCCGAAGTTCCGTGACGTCTCCTGGCGCCCCGGCGTCTGGATCTGCACCGCCATCATGGTGGCGGGCTGGGGAGCGATCCTCATCCTCGGCGTGACCGACCCGCTCGGCGGCATCAACACCTTCTTCCCGCTGTTCGGGATCGCGAACCAGCTGCTCGCCGCGATCGCGCTCGCCGTGGTGCTGGCGATCGTCGCGAAGCGCGGGCGGAGCTACTTCAGGTGGCTGTGGATCATCGCCGCGCCGCTCGCCTTCACCGCCGTCGTGACGATCACGGCCTCGCTGTACAAGATCGCCTCGCCCGTCCCGGCGATCGGCTACTGGGCCAATCACTTCCGCTACGTCGAAGCCCGCGACACGGGTGACACGTCGCTCGGCGCTCCGGAGGTGCTCGACGCGGTCATCCGCAACACGGCCGTCCAAGGCACGCTGTCGATCATCTTCGTCACGCTCGCGATCATCGTGATGGTCGCAGCCGTGATCGTCACGATCCGGGCCATCCGCAACGGCGGGGGTGACAACACCGAGGACGAGCCGGTGGCATCGCGTCGCTTCGCTCCCGCGGGCTTCCTGCCATCGGCCGCGGAGCGCGATCTCGAGAAGGAGTGGGAGCCGATCCTCACAGCCGACCGCAAGACGTCGGCCCATGGATGAGAACGCGATGATGACCAAGGCGGATGCTGCGACCACCCCCCTGCGTGCGCTGTTCGGCGCCGCGGGGCGGGTGGGCCGCGGCATCCGCTGGTACATGACGAATCTGATGGGCGACAGCGCCTACGCGACGTATGTCGCCCATCACCACCGCCAGCATCCGGACGAGGAGCCGATGACGGAGCGCCAGTTCTGGCGGCAGCGCATGGACGACCAGGACCGCAACCCGGGCGCTCGTTGCTGCTGAGGCCGGAACTTCTGCGGCCTGTCGCATGTTCGGCGGCCTTTCCCGCCGAATCGGGCCGCAGGAGTGGGCTTCGGCCGCAGACGTGCCTGGCGAAGCCCAGTCCTAGGCTGAGGGCATGACCGACGTCGTTCTCGCTGCGGTGCTGGGTGTGCTCGGCGGGATCGTCCTGACGGTTCTGCTGCTGCTCGCCCGACGACTGGCGCGCGGCACCACCGACCTGGGCAGCGAAGCAGAACAGGCGGCGCTCGCCGCTCTCCATCACGCGAGTCTGGCCGCTCCGCACCTGCGGGCCGGTCTCGCCGCACCCGATGTCGTGAAGGCCGCTCGCCACCTTCGGGTGCTGCTGGGCAGCGCCGCCGTGGCGATCGTGAGTGCCGACGGGACGGTGTCATCCGACGGATCCGACGGGATGGAACCGGCAGCCATCCGTATCGCAGAGCGTGTCACGGCATCCGGTCGGCGTCAGGTCTTCCCCTCGCCGGAGGCCTCCGACCACCTCGAAGGCGTCGGGGCACCCATCCGTGTCGACGGTCAGATCGTGGGTGTCGTGGTCGCCTTCGCCGCCCCCGTGCGGGCCGCCCTGGTGCGCGCTGCCGAAGAGGTCGCCGACTGGTGCGCGGCGCAGGTGGAGCTCGGCGGGCTCGACGCCTCGCGGACTCAGTTGGCCGAGGCGGAGCTGCGATCGCTTCGAGCGCAGATCTCCCCGCACTTCATCTACAACGCGCTCACGGCCATCGCGTCGTTCATCCTCACCGACCCCGCCCGCGCGCGGAAGCTCGTTCTGGAGTTCGCGGACTTCACCCGGTATTCGTTCCGGCGGCAGGGTGAGTTCACGACGCTCGCGGAGGAGCTGGGCAGCATCCGCTCGTATCTCGAACTCGAGCGGGCGCGCTTCGGCGAACGACTGAAGGTCACCCTGCAGATCGCGCCGGAGACGCTCTCGACCGTCATTCCGTTCCTCTCGGTGCAGCCGCTCGTGGAGAATGCGGTGCGGCACGGTCTCGAGCCCGGGGAAGGCGGCGGTGAGATCCGCATCGTGTCGCGCGACGACGGCACCCACACCGACATCACGGTGGAGGACGACGGGGTCGGAATGGATCCGGAGAGCCTCCGTTCGACGCTGACCGCCGTCGATGACGGGCTGCACGTCGGTCTCCGCAACGTCGACACGCGCCTGCGTCAGCTCTACGGATCCGAGGGCGCGCTGGTCGTCGAGACCAATACGGGCGCCGGTACCCTGGTGCGCATGCGGGTCCCGAAATCACAGCCGATGCACGACCCGGACAACGACTGAGGCCGCCCATGATCGACGTCCTCGTCGCTGACGATGAGAAGCCCGCACTCGACGAACTCGTCCATCTCCTTCGCGCGGATGCGCGGATCGGGGAGATCTTGACCGCGGGCAGCGGCGCGGAGGCGCTCCGCGTCCTGTCAGCGCGCGTCGTGCAGATCGCTTTCCTCGACATCCACATGCCCGGTCTCACGGGTACCGAGCTGGCGCGCGCACTGCTCTCGCTCTCCCGGCCACCGGTCGTCGTCTTCGTGACCGCCGACGAAGCCCGGGCCGTGGAAGCTTTCGAGTTGCGTGCCGCGGACTATCTGCTCAAGCCGGTGCGTGCGGACCGATTGCGTCGCGCCGTCGATCGGGCCGTCGAACTCGCCGACGCGGCGCCATCGGGGGACGACGAAATCCTCCCCGTCACTGTCGGATCGGCGGTGCGCTTCGTGCGGCGGGCCGACGTGCTCTGGGTTCAAGCGCAGGGAGACTACTCGCGGTTGCACACCGGCGAGGGGGCCGGTCATCTCGTGCGCATCCCGATCTCCGAACTGGAAGCGCGATGGACGGATGCCGGGTTCCTCCGCATCCATCGCTCTTCGCTGGTCCGCACGGCGGCCGTGACCCAGGCGCGTCTCTCCGGCTCGGACCCCTCCGTCTCGCTGGGCGACCTGACGCTCGCGGTCAGCCGTCGGCTGGTCCCGGCGGTGCGCGAAGCTCTCGTGCGCGGCGAGGCAACCGGATGACCGAGAGGCCACGACGCGTGCGAGTGACGTCAGACCTGCCTGCCCGGCGTCCGTCTGCGTTCACCCGCGGCATCGCACTGCCGGGTTCGCCGGTCGATGAGGCGGATGCCGTGTACGCCAGGGCCCTCATGCGCAGTCAGTTTCGTCTGGCGCTCGGCACTGTCGCCGGGTTCGTGGTGGTGGTGATCACGATGACGCTCGCCATCGCACTGATCCCCGAGATCGGGCTGGTCGTCGTGTGGGGCGTGCCCCTCTCGTGGCTGTTGCAGGCGTATGCGTTCTACCCGGTCATCCTCGTCTTCGCCGTGCTGTTCGTGCGGACTGCCGCGCGTAACGAACGCCGCTATCGGGCGCTGCGGGACCGCGAATGAATGCGGCGATGGATCTGGTCGGCGTCGCCCTCGTCGTGATCGCGACCCTGCTCATCGGCGTGTACGGGCTGCGCATCTCGCGTACGACGGGAGATTTCTTCGTCGCCTCGCGCACAGTGCGTCCGGTGTGGAACGCCTCAGCGATCAGCGGCGAGTATCTTTCCGCCGGCACCTTCCTCGGGCTCGCCGGCATCGTGCTGCTCGACGGCGCCCGTGGCTTCTGGTTCCCGATCGGCTACGCGGCCGGCTATCTCCTGGTGCTCGCGTTCGTGGCGGCGCCCCTGCGGCGCAGCGGCGCCTACACGATTCCCGACTTCATCGAAGCGCGATTGGAGTCGACCGCCGCGCGACGCGTCACCAGCCTCGCCGTGCTCATCATCGGCTGGCTCTACATCGTGCCGCAGCTGCACGGCGCCGGCATCACGCTGCTCGCCGTGGCTGGTCTCCCCCAGTGGGTCGGAGCCGTGACGGTCGCTGTGCTCGTGGCCGGTGCGGTGGCTGCCGGCGGAATGCGAGCGATCACCTACGTCCAGGCGTTCCAGTACTGGCTCAAACTCACCGCCCTTCTCGTGCCGGTCGTGTGCATCGCATTCGCGTTGAGCGGCGGCCCGCATCCCTTCGACCCTGCCCTGGTGTTCCCCGCCGAAGCAGGACCGTCGGGGTTCGATGCCTACGAGACGGCATCCCTGCTGCTCGCGCTGCTGCTCGGAACGATGGGTCTGCCGCATGTCCTGGTGCGGTTCTACACCAGCCCGACAGGAGCTTCCGCGCGACGGACGACAGTCATCGTCATCGCGATGGTCAGCGCTTTCTACGCGGTGTCGAGCACGATGGGACTGCTCGCTCGCATCGCCGCCCCCGATCTCGCCGTTCCCGGCATCGCGGACACCGTCGTGCTGCAGCTGCCCTCCCGCGTCTTCCCCGGGATGTTCGGGGAGCTGCTCACGGCGCTCATCGTCGCCGGTGCCTTCGCGGCGTTCCTCGCGACCTCGGCGGGCCTGGTCGTCTCCCTCGCCGGGGTCATCAGCCAGGACGTCTTCTCCGGCTCGGTTCGATCGTTCCGATTGTCGGCCGTCCTCTGCGCGATCGTTCCTCTCGTCGTCGCGCTCCTCACCGCTCCCGCGGGACTCGGATCGAGCGTCGGCGTGGTGTTCGTGGTGGCGGCGTCGACGCTTTCGCCGGTCGTGCTGCTCGGAGTCTGGTGGCGAGGACTCACCGCGCGAGGAGCCGTGGCCGGGATGCTGTCCGGCGGGCTCGCGGCCGGCCTTGCTCTCCTCGTGCACGCGGCGATCGGAGGCGTCGGGATCGCCGCGCCCTACCTCGCTCAACCCGCTGCGTGGACGATCCCGTTGGCCGCGGCCGTCACCGTCTTCGTCTCGATCGGGGATCCGCGGGGGCCGTCGCCCCGGACCGACCGCTTCCTCGCGAGGGTGCATACGCCGCGTTGAGGAGTCGGGGTGCGAGGCGGGCGTGCGCCTCGGGTGGGGACGTGGTGCGGCGGGACCGCGTCAGATCTTGCGACTGCGGGGCATGAGCCGCACGGGTGGCAACGGCGGAGCCGGGATGCGCTGATCGTGCCCGACGACCTCGCCGAAACGAGCGGATGCCGCCTCCCAGGCCTCGCGCGCCGTGGCGATCTCCTCGTGCGTGCGTCCGGCGAAGTTCCACCACATCACGATCTCGTCCTCGAACGGCTCGCCACCGAGGAGGAACAGCATTGCACCCTCGCCTGTCGAGACCTCCACCTCATCACGGGAGTCGCCGAGGTACAGCAGTCCGTTGCGTTCGAGCGGATGCTCCGACACCACGGCGTCGCCTTCGACGAGCATCAGCGCGTGCTCCCAGTCCGAGCGCAGTGGGACGCGTACGCGTGTGCCGGGGGAGAGGGCGATCTCAGCGCCGACGATGGGAGTGTGCACGGTCGCAGGCGAGCGCACGCCGGCGAACTGGCCGAGGACGACGGTGGCGGCGGCATCCGCGCCCTCGTCGGCGGCGAGCGTCACTCGGGGGAGGTCGGTGTGGCGTTCGAAGCCTGCGGCTCCCTGGCGCGCGGAGTCGGGCAGCACCACCCAGAACTGCAGTGCGTCGAGCGGCACCGGGCCCTCTCCGACCGAGTACTCCGAGTGCGAGATGCCGTCGCCGGCGGTCATCAGGTTGAGCTGACCTCGTCGCAGATCGACGTCGCTGCCGAGTGAGTCCCGGTGGCGGATCTCGCCGACGAGCGGCCAGGTGACGGTCTGCAGGCCGATGTGCGGATGCGGCTCGACGCGCATCCGCGTCTCGGCGGGACCGAACCGATCGAGGAAGCACCAGGCGCCGATGGTGGGGAGGTTGCGATGGGGCAGCGCGCGCAGCACGCTCATGCCGCGGACGCCGCCGAGGGGAACCTCTCGCGGTTCCAGCAGGAGCCGGCGAGCCCCGATCATGACGCGCTGCTCGGTGCCGTCGAGCCGTCCTCGCTCCGGGATGCGGCGTCCGTATGAGTCGATGTCGCTGATCCGTTCGACGTGCGCCGGCGGATCTCCGCGCCGGCGATCTCGTGCGTTTCCAGATACTTCGCGATGTACGGGCACAGCGGCACGATCGCGGCGCCCGATGCCGCAGCATCCGTCAGCGCATCGAACGCCAGCCTGCTCGCGAGGCCCTGGCCTTGGAACGCCTCGTCCACTTCGGTATGGATGAAGCGGATCGCCCCGGGGCGGATGTCGAACGCTGCGAAACCGGCGAGAACCCCGTCCGCGCGGATCTCATACCTCGAGGCATCGTCGTTGCGGGTGACGGTGATGTCGGTCATCGGATGCTCCTTAGGGCGCCTGGATCAAACTTACGCCCGCCGGCGACGCGCGGGTCGGCGGCGGGGTGTGGAGAGCCGTCCTCGACGTCGGCGGGGATGGTTACGCTGGATGGATGCCGCAGACTTCCCGTGACCCGTACGAAGGATGGGTCCCCGAGCCGGTCGACGGCCACTCCGATGAACCGTGGGGAGACGGCTGGGAACCGGCGGAGCCGCCCGAGCCGTTGGATTGGGAACCGCAGGGCGCAGGCTTCGAACCCCCGCTCGACTGGGGTCCAGGGCCGACGACGCCCGTGTCGCCGCGGTCCGGGCCGACGGGGGTTGAGCCGTCGGGTTCGGTGGGGACGGTGCGGAGAGCCACGCCCAGCCGCTACCCGACTGCTCGCGACGCGCTGCACACGGTCTTCGGTTATGACGAGTTCCGCAGTGATCAGGCTGAGATCGTCGAGCAGGTGATCGCAGGTGGCGACGCCGTCGTGCTGATGCCGACGGGCGCCGGAAAGAGCATCACCTACCAGGTCCCGGCGCTCGTGCGCGAAGGGACAGGGCTGGTGATCAGTCCGCTCATCGCACTGATGCACGACCAGGTCGACGCCCTGCGCGCCAACGGCGTGAAAGCCGCGTACCTGAACTCGACGCAGTCGCCGCAGGAGCGAAGCAGCGTCGAGCGGTCCTACATCGCCGGCGAACTCGACCTGATCTACGTCGCGCCGGAGCGGCTGTCCAGCCCGCAGACGACCTCGCTCCTGCAGCGCGGCACACTCAGCGTCATCGCGATCGACGAAGCGCACTGCGTGTCCCAATGGGGTCATGACTTCCGTCCGGACTATCTGGCGCTCGGCGATCTGGGGGAGCGTTTCCCCGGAGTGCCGCGCATGGCGCTCACCGCCACCGCGACCCGCGCCACGCACCGGGAGCTCACCGAGCGCCTGCGTCTCGACGCGGCGAAGCACTTCGTGGCGAGCTTCGACCGGCCGAACATCCAGTACCGGATCGTGCCGAAGGTCGACCCCCGCAAGCAGCTGGTCGCCTTCATCAAGTCCCAGACACCGGCGACCGATTCCGGCGCGCAGCCCGCGGGCATCGTCTACGCGCTCAGCCGCAAGTCCGTCGAGCAGACGGCGACGTACCTCGCCGCCCAGGGGATCGACGCGCTGCCCTACCATGCGGGCCTGCCCGCAGAGGTGCGGGCGGCGAACCAATCGCGTTTCCTCCGGGACGACGGCGTGGTGATGGTTGCGACGATCGCTTTCGGCATGGGCATCGACAAGCCAGACGTCCGTTTCGTCGCGCACATCGACCTGCCGAAGTCGGTGGAGGGGTACTACCAGGAGACCGGCCGCGCAGGTCGCGACGGCGAGCCCTCGGTTGCCTGGATGGCGTACGGACTCGGCGACGTGGTGCAGCAGCGCCGCATGATCGACCAGAGTCCTGGCGATCGCACGTTCAAGATGCGGTTGGGTCAGCATCTCGACGCGATGCTGGCGTTGTGCGAGACGGTGGAATGTCGTCGCCAGAATCTGCTCGGCTACTTCGGGCAGGAGTCACAGCCCTGCGGCAACTGCGACACGTGCCTCGACGACATCGAGACCTTCGACGGACTCGTGCCGGCGCAGAAGCTGCTGTCGACGATCGTGCGATTGAAGCGCGAACGCAATCAGTCGTTCGGTGCCGGGCATCTCGTCGACATCCTCCGTGGCGCCTCGACCGAGCGCATCCGGCAGCAGGGGCACGACAAGCTCGCCACCTACGGGATCGGCGCCGATCTCTCCGATCAGGACTGGCGCAGTGTCGTGCGGCAGCTTCTGGCCCGCGGCATCCTGGTCGCTCAGGGCGACTACGGCACCCTCGCTCCCGGCGAACTGGCAGCGGGAGTGCTGCGTGGCGAGACAGCCGTGCCGCTGCGAAAAGACACGATCGGCCGCCCCACATCATCGCCGCGCGCACGCAAGGCCAGTGCCGCGGACGCGTTGGACGCCGGCGACCGGGGTGTGTTCGAGGCGTTGCGTGCATGGCGTGCCGAAACCGCTCGCGAGCAGGGCGTCCCGGCCTACATCGTGTTCGGCGACGCGACACTTCGAGCGCTCGCCGAGCATCGTCCGGCATCGCTCGGCGACCTCGACGGCATCACAGGCATCGGAGCGAAGAAGCGCGAGGCGTACGGCGAGGGCGTCCTCGCCGTGATCGCCGCGGCCTGAGCTCGCCGCGGGTGTGTCCGCGGGCTCCGGTCGCACTTCGGCCGGGCTGGCTGGTGTCCCCGGTTCCGGTCGCACTTTCGGCCGGGCTGGCGGCCGGGAAGCGGCAAGAACTGCGACCGGACGGTGCGCGCGCGGCCTGGCCCCGGTTCCGGTCGCACTTTCGGCCGGGCTGGTGGCCGGGAGGCGGCAAGAACTGCGACCGGACGGGTGGCGGAAGTCCCTCCTGTCGGCTGCCGACAATCGACGCGGGGCATGCCCCGGGAACGGGTTAGAGGATGGGTACAGCGGAGTTCCCGCTGCTTTGTCGTAGACCTACCATGGGGGCATCTCTACTTCCTCTGGAGGAATGCTCATGGTCGACGCTGCCGTCCGTCCCTCGACGCCGCCCCGCACACCGCACGATGCCGCATCCGTCCCGCCGATCGATGTCGCCCGTCTCAACGACGCGCTGATGGGAACCTGGGGCGATGTCCGTCGACAGGCGCGCGAGATGATCAAGGATTCGGCCTTCTGGCGCAAGGATGAACTCGGCAAGGACGAGCATCGCGAGCGGGTGCTCAGCCAACTGCACCTGCTGGTCGACAACAAGGCCGTGCACCGCGCGTTCCCGACATCGTTCGGCGGCGAGGACAACAACGGCGCCAACATCGCCGGCTTCGAGGAGCTCGTGGTCGCCGACCCGAGCCTGCAGATCAAGTCGGGAGTGCAGTGGGGACTGTTCGGTTCGGCCATCCTGCAGCTCGGTACCGCCGAACACCACGAGAAGTGGCTTCCCGGTGTGATGGATCTCTCGATCCCCGGCGCATTCGCGATGACGGAGATCGGCCATGGCTCGGACGTCGCCGCCGTCGGCACCACCGCCACGTACGACCCGGACGCCGAGGAATTCGTCATCCACACCCCGTTCCGCGCGGCAACCAAGGAGTACCTCGGAAATGCGGCCCTGCATGGCGTCGCCGCGACGGTCTTCGCCCAGCTGATCACGAACGGCGTCAACCACGGCGTGCACTGCTTCTACGTGCCGCTGCGCGATGAGAACGGCGCTGACCTTCCGGGGATCGGCCGCGAAGACGACGGGCTCAAGGGCGGACTGAACGGAATCGACAACGGTCGCCTCTCCTTCGACCACGTGCGAGTCCCGCGAACCAACCTGCTCAACCGGTACGGCGACGTCGCGGTCGACGGCACATACTCCAGCGCCAT
This genomic window contains:
- a CDS encoding S8 family peptidase, producing MGRTPLRLAAAATLATLFIASTAAAGYADAETATHPAPVAGTPGHYIVVMKSDPLASYEGDVKGLKATKPAEGEQLETQSEDSRRYVKHLQTKQTDLATKVGVTPDTTYQVALNGFSADLTGDQVDRLRASKDVYAVFPDEVRHPDAQTSTDFLGLGDDRKGRGGVWQQTGGVDKAGEGVVVGVIDTGIAPEHPSFEGKKLKKQKKQPNRHKGSQPYTDGTSVFFDKSDGGQFQAAMIEGQEWDKSDYSSKLIGARHFFAGAEAAGFDFQYDYLSPRDGDDHGSHTASTAAGNFGVEASVGGVEFGTVSGVAPGAKVAAYKACYVGPDDAVTDDDICALSDLVAAIDQAVADGVDVINYSIGGGAAKTVLAPEDIAFFNAAAAGVFVATSAGNDGPDPVTADHASPWYTTVAASTVPTWEGTVQFDGFEQAGASVSVPFGETVTGPSIYAADAAAAGAVDPRLCTPGSLDPAKVTGHIVVCDRGGNARAEKSQVVKDAGGIGMVLVNVPGEADSLDNDFHAVPTVHLNAVHREAVLAYVQGGTDRPITLVGENTTGVTTPTPQIAGFSSRGPMLADGSDVLKPDVSAPGVAILAATHNAPGEDPTFGILSGTSMSSPHVAGLGALYLGERPNATPAEVKSAMMTTAYDTVLADGSANTDPFEQGAGHVDPKRYLNPGLLYLNGVADWAAFLEGKGLAEFNGVEPIDGSDLNQASFSIGSLASAQTVTRSVTSTEAGTFTAAAEVPGVNVTVEPATLSFDAPGQTKSFTVTFDNASAPVEEWATGSLTWKSAENTVRTPIAVFPVTADAPAEVAGTGVDGNATVEITPGLDGELPLGLSGLTPFELLADPDNPVEGHSGDETSGDENKDVSWVVTVPEGTTLSRFDLDSSDDEGSDLDLSVYRVVSADDLRYYERWQSATASADEQVTIPAPTAGTYLVVANMYSTTGPMTWDMTYANVLPEGEGAFAATPNPLPVMRGEQTSYELSWSGLTAGTRYLGLVQYGDSAVRTIVTVDAG
- a CDS encoding sensor histidine kinase; the encoded protein is MTDVVLAAVLGVLGGIVLTVLLLLARRLARGTTDLGSEAEQAALAALHHASLAAPHLRAGLAAPDVVKAARHLRVLLGSAAVAIVSADGTVSSDGSDGMEPAAIRIAERVTASGRRQVFPSPEASDHLEGVGAPIRVDGQIVGVVVAFAAPVRAALVRAAEEVADWCAAQVELGGLDASRTQLAEAELRSLRAQISPHFIYNALTAIASFILTDPARARKLVLEFADFTRYSFRRQGEFTTLAEELGSIRSYLELERARFGERLKVTLQIAPETLSTVIPFLSVQPLVENAVRHGLEPGEGGGEIRIVSRDDGTHTDITVEDDGVGMDPESLRSTLTAVDDGLHVGLRNVDTRLRQLYGSEGALVVETNTGAGTLVRMRVPKSQPMHDPDND
- a CDS encoding LytTR family DNA-binding domain-containing protein → MIDVLVADDEKPALDELVHLLRADARIGEILTAGSGAEALRVLSARVVQIAFLDIHMPGLTGTELARALLSLSRPPVVVFVTADEARAVEAFELRAADYLLKPVRADRLRRAVDRAVELADAAPSGDDEILPVTVGSAVRFVRRADVLWVQAQGDYSRLHTGEGAGHLVRIPISELEARWTDAGFLRIHRSSLVRTAAVTQARLSGSDPSVSLGDLTLAVSRRLVPAVREALVRGEATG
- a CDS encoding carbon starvation CstA family protein, whose amino-acid sequence is MTAPSSRRRDVDGLADGRTPLATDPDLPAVALSDEHRENAERWTWPKILIWAAIALLGAVAWTMLAIVRGETVNAIWFVFAAVCTYLIGYRFYSKVIEKYITRPDDRRATPAEVKQDGKDYVPTDRRVLYGHHFAAIAGAGPLVGPVLAAQMGYLPGTIWIIVGVVLAGAVQDYTVLFFSMRRGGRTIGQMARQKLGRIGGTAAIIASLLIMLIIVAILALVVVNALGESPWGVFSVAMTIPIAIFMGVYLRFLRPGKVTEVSIIGFALLMAAIIGGGWVAGTEWGQAIFHLDRTTIAWGIIIYGFIAAVLPVWLLLAPRDYLSTFMKIGVIVMLAGAIILVRPEITVPAVSIFGENGMGPVFAGPLFPFLFVTIACGALSGFHALIASGTTPKLIEKERQTRFIGYGGMLMESFVAIMALVAAISIDQGIYFAMNAPAAATGGTVEGAVAFVNSLGLTGVNLTPEMLTGTADAVGEESIVSRTGGAPTLALGLANIMQQALGGQALMAFWYHFAIMFEALFILTAVDAGTRVARFMLQDSIGAWFPKFRDVSWRPGVWICTAIMVAGWGAILILGVTDPLGGINTFFPLFGIANQLLAAIALAVVLAIVAKRGRSYFRWLWIIAAPLAFTAVVTITASLYKIASPVPAIGYWANHFRYVEARDTGDTSLGAPEVLDAVIRNTAVQGTLSIIFVTLAIIVMVAAVIVTIRAIRNGGGDNTEDEPVASRRFAPAGFLPSAAERDLEKEWEPILTADRKTSAHG
- a CDS encoding YbdD/YjiX family protein, yielding MTKADAATTPLRALFGAAGRVGRGIRWYMTNLMGDSAYATYVAHHHRQHPDEEPMTERQFWRQRMDDQDRNPGARCC